In the genome of Botrytis cinerea B05.10 chromosome 5, complete sequence, one region contains:
- the Bcmas1 gene encoding Bcmas1 — MASRRLALNLTKGLRTRAAPNVVSGLRRGFATPVTKNGVKTETTTLSNGLTIATEHSPWAQTSTVGVWIDAGSRAETDKTNGTAHFLEHLAFKGTSNRTQHQLELEIENMGGHLNAYTSRENTVYYAKAFNSDVPATVNILSDILQNSKLEPSAINRERDVILRESEEVDKQLEEVVFDHLHATAFQGQPLGRTILGPAQNIQSIQREDLTNYIKTNYTADRMVLVGAGGVPHQQLVELAEKHFAGLASQPHSSAALAIANAQKQKPEFIGSEVRVRDDTIPTANIAIAVEGVSWKDDDYFTALVTQAIVGNWDKAMGNAPHMGSKLSGFVHKNDLANSFMSFSTSYSDTGLWGIYLVTDKTTRIDDLVHFTLREWSRLSYNVTEAEVERAKAQLKASILLSLDGTTAVAEDIGRQIITTGRRMGPEEIERVIGAISEKDVMSFAQRKLWDQDIAISAVGSIEGLLDYQRIRNDMSRMAS, encoded by the exons ATGGCGTCTCGGCGGTTAGCATTAAACCTTACAAAAGGACTGCGCACCCGCGCTGCTCCAAATGTCGTATCTGGACTGAGAAGAGGATTCGCGACTCCAGTCACAAAAAATGGCGTCAAGACAGAGACCACAACTCTTTCAAACGGTCTAACG ATCGCTACAGAACACTCGCCATGGGCACAAACCTCGACAGTTGGTGTATGGATCGATGCCGGTTCTCGGGCGGAAACCGACAAGACCAACGGCACTGCTCATTTCTTGGAACATCTTGCCTTCAAG GGAACCAGCAACCGAACGCAACATCAATTGGagttggaaattgaaaacaTGGGTGGCCACTTAAATGCCTACACTTCC CGTGAAAACACAGTTTACTACGCCAAGGCTTTCAACTCTGACGTACCAGCAACTGTCAACATTCTCTCcgatattcttcaaaattccaaacTCGAACCATCGGCGATTAACAGAGAGCGTGATGTTATTTTGAGAGAATCCGAGGAGGTTGATAAGCAATTGGAGGAAGTCGTTTTCGATCATTTACACGCAACTGCTTTCCAAGGACAACCTTTAGGACGTACCATTTTGGGACCCGCTCAaaacatccaatccatccaaaGAGAGGACTTGACCAACTATATTAAGACAAACTACACTGCTGATCGTATGGTTCTTGTCGGTGCCGGAGGTGTTCCCCACCAGCAACTCGTTGAACTCGCTGAGAAGCACTTTGCTGGTCTTGCATCTCAGCCACATTCCAGCGCTGCTCTCGCCATTGCCAACgctcaaaagcaaaagccaGAATTCATTGGTTCTGAGGTCAGAGTTCGTGACGATACCATCCCAACTGCCAACATTGCCATCGCTGTCGAGGGTGTTAGctggaaagatgatgattaCTTTACCGCTTTGGTTACCCAAGCTATCGTCGGTAACTGGGATAAAGCTATGGGCAATGCTCCTCACATGGGTAGCAAGCTCAGTGGTTTCGTCCACAAGAACGACTTGGCCAACAGCTTTATGAGTTTCTCAACAAGTTACAGCGATACTGGACTTTGGGGTATCTACCTCGTCACCGACAAGACCACCCGTATTGACGATTTAGTTCACTTTACTCTCCGTGAATGGTCTCGTCTATCATACAACGTTACCGAGGCCGAAGTTGAGCGTGCCAAGGCTCAACTCAAGGCATCTATTCTCCTTTCCTTAGACGGCACCACTGCCGTCGctgaagatattggaagaCAAATCATCACCACCGGCCGTCGTATGGGACCAGAGGAGATTGAGCGTGTTATTGGAGCCATTAGCGAGAAGGATGTTATGAGCTTTGCGCAAAGAAAGTTGTGGGACCAAGACATTGCAATCAGTGCTGTTGGTTCGATTGAAG GTCTCCTCGATTACCAACGTATAAGAAACGATATGAGCAGAATGGCATCATAG